GTCCACGGTGTTGGACAACAAGGCGGGGATGACCACGATGTTGAACATGCCCAGCTTGAGCCCGAACCACCCCATCGCACCGATCGTCCACACCGCGATCATGGTCACATAGGCCATGTTCACCACCAGCCCCCGCCAGGAGCGGGTGTCCAGGAACACGATCACGGACAGGAACAGGAACACGGCGATCGCAAGACGCCTCACGTCCTCCTTGACCATCTGGACCACGTCGGCGTAGATGAAGCCGGAGGATGCCACCGGAGCGACTCCCGTGGAGGTCTTGAATTCGCCGTTGCGCAGTTGGAACTTGCGGGATTCGACCGCATCGCTTTCGCGCATGTCGGCGTAGATGAATCCGAACTTGCCGTGGCTTCCGTCGGTTTCCGTCATGAATCGGCGAGCGTAGGTGGGCAGGGAATCGAAGCCGAAGGTGTCGCAATCGGCGAACTGCCGCAGCATCTTGAGCTTGGCCTTCTGCTCGGCGTTCAACGCCGTGAATTTCTCCGTGTCCAGGATGACCTTGATCCGCTCCAGGATCTCCTTTCGTTGGGCTTGCACCTCGGGTCGCGGCACGAACGATTGGATGGTGACGAAGCTTTTGAGCATCGAATCCGCGGGTGTGCCGAACCGAGCCCCGAGGGTGTCGTGGATCTCGCGCATCTGGGATTCGGATTCGGCCATGACCACCGAGGGCGTGGTGTTCTTGCCCTTGCCCACCGCGCGTCCGTAGCTGATTCTTTGCTGTTGCTGCTTGGCCACCGCCTCGGGATCCTGGGTCAGAGCCTTGATCTTGCCGGACAGCCACTCGAAGCGCCCCTTGCCGCCACGAAGGTTGGCAAAGTCGTCTTCGAAGGAAACGCCCGGATTGGCGGCGAAAAACACCGTGGCAACGGCGGCGATGGAAAAGCAGACGACCATGGTCTTGCGCGACCAGGTCCAGGAAGGAACCAACACGGCGCCTTCCAAGTGGGTATCGGAAGGGGCGAGCCAGCTCAGGATCTTCATCTGCTTTTGCGCAGCCATGCGGCCGATGCGCAGCATCGCGAACAACAGCGGCGGCAGGACGGTAAGAGCGGAGAGGAACGCCAGGAAGATTCCCATCGAAACGACGATGCCGAATTCCTTGAACCCCTGGAAATGGCCCACCTGCAAGGCGAGCATGCAGGTGATGGAGGCCACCATGGCGGAAATCAGCGAACGCCCCGTGCGGGATAGGCTGATTCCCATGGCCTCTTCCGGATCGGCTCCGGCGCGGCGCTCCTCCATCCATCGCGAGTAGATGTGGATGCCGTATTCGATCCCCAAGCCGGACAAAAGCGCCAACACGAACGAGGTCAGGACGGTGAGTCGGCCGTAGACGATGTCCGCGGCGCCCATCATCCAGACCATCGAAACCAACAGCGGAACGAACACCACCAGCACGTTGGCCGGTCGGCGCATGTAGAAGATCAGCAGGCCGAGGATCAGGGTGATGGCCACCACCGAGGAGATCCACATGTCGGCGTTGATTTCCTCGATCTCGGAGGAAGGATCCCGATAGGCCCCCACCACGGAGGAATGGATGGTGATTCCGGTGGCCTGCTGGACCTTCAGACAAGTCCGTTCGCCGTACTCCTTGGCCTCGGTGGCGAACTGGGCTTCGGTGGAAGGCGTACGCAGTTGCGCCATCACCACGCCCACCCATTTGCCCCGCTCCTCGTGGTAGCCGATCATCCGGTCCTGGAGCGAATCGGGCAACACAGGGGCGG
This DNA window, taken from Fibrobacterota bacterium, encodes the following:
- a CDS encoding MMPL family transporter; its protein translation is MTSEKKGFIQRVAESYVRISSRSPWMTLGVLLLVTLGMGFFAAQIRIRTDLRLLLPSDATSVKALGLSEKRMGSTDFFTIAFEDSSMEKVGRFQKALADSLERWKEAQWVQYDEDQKFFERHALIYLPADQLTNLEARLKSMAKESKSKNVMDMDLLSDDDEGEQAPPDMEGWPDRMAIYKQGIPMDIVEGLLGELDKANAPKATDPAGTDSGKLAEVAAPAAPAPVLPDSLQDRMIGYHEERGKWVGVVMAQLRTPSTEAQFATEAKEYGERTCLKVQQATGITIHSSVVGAYRDPSSEIEEINADMWISSVVAITLILGLLIFYMRRPANVLVVFVPLLVSMVWMMGAADIVYGRLTVLTSFVLALLSGLGIEYGIHIYSRWMEERRAGADPEEAMGISLSRTGRSLISAMVASITCMLALQVGHFQGFKEFGIVVSMGIFLAFLSALTVLPPLLFAMLRIGRMAAQKQMKILSWLAPSDTHLEGAVLVPSWTWSRKTMVVCFSIAAVATVFFAANPGVSFEDDFANLRGGKGRFEWLSGKIKALTQDPEAVAKQQQQRISYGRAVGKGKNTTPSVVMAESESQMREIHDTLGARFGTPADSMLKSFVTIQSFVPRPEVQAQRKEILERIKVILDTEKFTALNAEQKAKLKMLRQFADCDTFGFDSLPTYARRFMTETDGSHGKFGFIYADMRESDAVESRKFQLRNGEFKTSTGVAPVASSGFIYADVVQMVKEDVRRLAIAVFLFLSVIVFLDTRSWRGLVVNMAYVTMIAVWTIGAMGWFGLKLGMFNIVVIPALLSNTVDATMHLYHRRMELGAGKISEIYHTSGSSVLAGTLTNAFGFLALIVVAHQGLNTIGMLACLGYTAGILIMFLAMPFLLEVVCPKAPQTGHGDA